CATCTGCTATTGCCACTCGCCGATGCGCTATATCTGGAACATGTTCCACGAGTATCGCGACCGTGCCGGCTTTGTCACCCGGCTGATCATGCCGCTCCTGGCCCACTACATCCGCAACTGGGACGCCATCTCCGCCAGCCGCGTCGACTATTTCGTCGCCAATTCCCAGACCGTGGCCGCCCGCATCCGGCGCTATTATCGGCGCGATGCCGAGGTGATCTTCCCACCCGTCGACGTCGATGCCTTCGACCGGCTGCCATCGGACAAGATCGGCGACTTCCATCTGATGGCCGGCGAACTGGTGCGCTACAAGCGGCCGGAGCTCGCCGTCGAAGCCTTCAATGCCAGCGGCGAGAAGCTGGTCGTCATCGGCGGCGGCGAGATGCTTGCCCATCTGCGCAAGATCGCCAAGCCCAATGTCACCATCATGGGACCGCAGCCCTTCTCGGTCCTGAAAGACCATTATGCACGATGCCGGGCACTGATCTTCCCCGGCGAAGAGGATTTCGGCATCGTCCCCGTCGAGGCCATGGCCTCCGGTCGTCCGGTGATCGCCTACGGCCGAGGCGGGGCAACCGAAACGGTCATTGACGGCGTGACGGGCGTGTTCTTCGCCGAGCAGACATCGGATGCCATCCGCGACGCTGTCAGCAGGCTCGACGGCCTGACCCTCGATTCCGAGGCAATTGCCGCCCATGCGCGCAATTTCTCGTCGGCGCTGTTCGAGGAACGGATGCGGGCCCATGTGGCACGCCTCATGAAGGCCGAGGCCGAGGCCGATCTGGGCCGCGGCTAGCGGCACATTCGCCCGGTCGAGAAAACCGCGTTGGCGTCGATCCCTCTAAAGTCCCCTTAACGTCCCACTGCTAAAGTGTCATAGAGAGGTCCCCCTGACGGGGGACCGCTCCTGAGCGCAATCATGTTGCTCTGAAGTGGCAAGAGCCTTCGCAATGGCATCGATTGCCAAAAGGCCAGCGGGACGGGATTTCCCAGTTCGGCAACGTGGGAATGACCGGCCAGGGGATGAATGAAGCGCGATGATTGTTGTCCTGCTCCTTGCATCGATCGCGATCGGAATCGCCACAGCGGCGCTCCTGTGGTCGCATGGTATCCTGCTGGCCCTGCTCGTTGCGCCGGTTGTCACGAGCGTTCTTGTTTTCGCCGGCGCCGTGCTGATCGCCTATCGCCAGCCCAACCAATCCGCTGAATCCAGCCCGCTGAGCCAGGCCGTCAACGAGGTTCTGACCAAGCTTCACTGGCGCTGACGCCGCCTTCGCTGGGACAATCCTGGGCACGCCCCTTGCTTGGCAACGTCTATCGACGTTTCCCGGGGATCGGCCATTGACCCTCTTCGCGCGCTTACGATTGACTGACAGACACCTTCGATTCCGTTCCGGAGATCGCGACGGCAAGACCGATCAGGCCAGGCTGGAGGCTGTACGGGCCGCCATCGACGAGGCGATCGGATCCATTGACCGGGAGGCGGCAGGCGTCAGCCGCCGTCTCGCTGAGGCAACCCAGAAGGCTGCCGGCCTGTCCGGCAACGAGGAAGCGCTTGACGGTGAGCGCGACGCCGCCGACGAGAAGCTTCTCTGCGAAGCCGAACGGCAGCTCATGGGCGCCACCCGCCGGCTCGAGGCGCTGAGAGCCCACCGGCAGCATTTCGAACATCTCCTGCGGCAGGTCGCAGGCGACACGGCCGGCCCACGCCCGGTGGCGGCCAACTGAGGCGCTCCGAAGCCGGCGGCACGCTTCGTGCCTTGCAGAACTCAGCGATGCCTTGGCTCTCGGCCAATCGCCGGAACAGTCGTTCAAATGTGCAGTGCCTAGGGAGCCGAGCCCAAGCCGGCACCGAAACCTGATTTGCCACTTCAGACGCGAGCGGAGCCTGCCCATGGCACAACCCTTGATCGTTCCCGTCATCCTTGCGGCAGAGTCGACGCAACACCTCTGGCCGCTGGCTCGCGACACGATGCCGATGCCGTTCATGCCGTTGCTCGACGACGGCCGCTCGACGTTCCAGGCAACACTCGGATTGCTGGCAAGGGGCGATTTCGACCGCCCCGTCGTCGTCACCAGCAACGATTCCCGCTTCATTGCCGCAGAGCAGATGCAGGCCATGGGCATCAGCGGCGATATCGTGCTCGCGCCTGAGCAGGGAAAGCCGGCGGCCGAGACGGCGATCGGCGCCATGATTGCCGGCGACCGGGCGGCCGATGCGATCTGCCTGGTGCTGCCATCCAGCCACTGGATCGGCGATGACACGGCTTTTTCTGCCGATTGTCAGGCAGCCGTCGACCGGGCTCGGGCCGGCGAGATCGTATCTGTCGGGCTGCCACCCCAGTCGGGTCGCGCAGCGGGCGCCCAGATGGCCGTCGATCCATCCGACCGCTCGGGCTTTGCCGCCCTCAGGGAATATCTCGAGAGGCCCAATTCCTTGGCAGTCGCTGACGGCGAACTCGGCACCAGACTTGCCGATAGCGGCAGCCTGGTCTTCGGCGCCAGCAAGTTCCAGCGCGAGCTTGCCGCACTGGCCCCCGACATGGCCACGGCAAGCCGAGCCGCGCTTGCCGGCGCCTGCCGGGATCTCGACTTCATCCGGCTGGACAGCGAAGCCTATCGGCGTGCGGGCACGGCATCGCTCCTCTCGCTTCTCGTTCGGCGTACGACACCGATCCTGGTCCAAAGTCCCACTGCCGCGTGGCAGGCGGTCGATGCCTGGGGCGCCATCCACGCCGTGAGGAAAAAGGACGGCCAGGCCAATGTCCTGGAAGGTCCCGTCGTTACCCAGGGCTGCTCCGGCTCCGTCGTCATGAGCGACGACATCCTGACGGCTGCCATCGGCCTGACCGACATGATCGTGGTGACCACCCGGGATGCCGTCCTGGTGGCGCCTCGCTCGGAGGCCGCCAATGTCGAGGCCCTCGTTGCCAGGCTCAGGCACGATGGCCGGCGCGAAGCGTCCGAGCATCTGCGGGTCTATCGACCCTGGGGGTGGTACCAGCGCATCGATATCGGCACGCGCTTCCAGGTGAAGCGGATCAGCGTGAAGCCTGGCGGCCTGCTCAGCCTGCAGCGCCATTTCCATCGCGCCGAACACTGGGTCGTAGTGACCGGTACGGCGGAGGTGACGGTCGATGGCACCGTCTCGATTGTCCACGAGAACCAGTCGGTCCACTTGCCCATCGGTTGCGTCCACCGCCTGACCAATCCCGGCAAGATTCCGCTCGAACTGATCGAGGTCCAGGTCGGCAGCTATACCGGCGAGGACGATATCGTGAGGCTTGAGGACATTTATGCCCGCGCCTGATCGCCAGCGCCCACCCCGGTCACCTGCCCTGGTCCCGTCTCGACCGGAGCAGATTGTCGCCGGCTCAAGGACCGCACCTCATTTCCCCCAAGCGCCCGGATATCGTGATGCAGGATCTTGAGCCCGCGGAGACCATCAATCCCGAGGTGGACGGGTCTTACGACGCCATCGTGCTGGGCGCCGGGATTACCGGCCTCGTCTCCGCATCGATCCTGCTTCAACAAGGCTGCCAGCGGGTTGTGATTGCCGATCAATATGCGCATGTCGGCGGCAATCACATCGACGTGGCGGTGGGCGGCTACACATTCGATGTCGGCAGCTTCATCTTCCAGGACGATTCCCCCCTGCTGCGGCACTTTCCCGAGCTGTTGGCCCTGTACGAGCCGATCTATCCGACCTGGGGGCGCCTGAACCCTCAGGGAAAGGTCACGGCCTATCCCATCTCGATCCGGGACGACATCATCGCGGCCGGGCCCGTGGGGATGCTGAGGATCTTCGGCTCGGCAGCCTATGCCCGCCTGTTCCAGCGCCGGATGACCAATGCGCGGGAATTCGCCCGATACTGGATCGGCGGCCATCTGCTGTTCCGGTCAGGATTGGAAACCTACATGGAGCGGTTCTACGGGGTCTCGCCCGACAGGATCGATATCGAACTGGCGCAGAAGCGCATGCTGTGGATCAGCGAGCACGCCTCCATCGCCAACCTTGTCCGCCGCCTCCTCCGCCCTGCCCCATCAGGCCCGGCGAACCAGCAGATGGCGCGGCCGAAGGCCGGCTTCGCCCATCTCTATCAGGCGGCGCGCGAGAGGCTTGAACGGCGCGGCGCAACCTTCCTGCTCGGTGACAAGCTCAGCGCGCTCGGCAAGCAGGACGGCCAGTTCCAGCTCAGGATCGGCGACCGGACGGTGAGCGCACCGAGGGCTGTTTCGACGATTCCGCTCAACCATGCGACCGAGCTTTGCGGCCACAAGTCGCCCGCACCGCTTCAGAGCATCACGCTGGTCAGCCTCTTTTTCAGCTTTGCCGGGAGACGCGGCTTCGACCAGTCGGTGCTCTACAATTTCTCGCATCAGGGCGCCTGGAAGCGCATCACGGTCTATTCGGACTTCTATGGCCGGACCAACGACCGCGAATATTTCACGGTCGAAGTCATCGGCAAGCCCCAGGACAATTCCATTCCGGATGAGGAAGCGGCGTTCAGGGCCCATGTCCTCGCCAACAACCTGTTTGTCGGCGACCTTAAGCTCGAGGGCAGCTTCATCCTCGACAATGCCTATCCGATCTACGCCAAGGGCTCGAGCGAGCAGGCGGCGGCAGCGATCCGCAGCCTCAAGGCCATGGGCATTGAATCCTTCGGACGCCAGGGCGGGTTCGACTATCAGCCGACCGCGCGTGTCTCCACGCAGGAAGCGGAATCGGCGCTCGGAATGAAGCGGCTGCCATGATGACCGCTCCCGGCCACGCGATGTGCCGGCAAGGACCGGGCACACCATGGTGACAGGTTCCGACGCTCCCAGCGCCGCTCCCCTTGTGTCGGAGCAATCCGGTGCTGCCTCGCATCCCAAGCTCGCCATCGTCATCACCTGCTTCAACTACGAAGCCTATGTCGAGCGGGCCATTGCCAGTGTCCTGATGCAGGGGCGCGGTGATTGGGAGCTGGTCGTCATCGACGACGGCTCGACCGATGGCTCCTGGGCCGCCATCACCCGAACCGGCGCGAAGGCCTTCCGGATCGAGAATGGCGGCCAGAGGGCGGCCTGCCTGTTCGGTTTCGACCAGACCAGCGCCCCCTTCGTGCTGTTCCTCGATGCCGATGATGAGCTGAAGCCGGGAGCGCTGGCCACGATCATGGCCAGCCTCGACCCCGATGTCGCGAAACTGCAGTTTCCCCTGACACGCATCGACGGCGCTGGCGCGATCATCAGCGGGGCCGTGCCGCCGCTCGATGACTTCCGCACGCGCGCCGACCTCGCAACACGGGTGCTGAGGACCGGCGTCTACACGACGCCTCCAACCTCGGGCAATGTGTTCCGCCGCGACCTCTGCGAGGTGCTGCGCGAAGCAACCTACGACAAGGCGGTCGACGGCATCATTCTCTTCGCTGCGCCGTTTCTGGGCGATGTGGTCAGCCTGTCGGAAGAACTCGGCCTCTACCGCATCCATGGCCGCAATGATTCAGGCCTCGGACGGCCAGCCGACCCCATTTCGCTCAATCGCGACATCCAGCGCTTTGTCGAACGGCTGGAACACCTGCGGTCGTTCCTCGTCCGCTTCGGGCTCGCCAGCCAGCTGGTCGCAGCCAACGACTCGTTCTTCTTCCTCGAGCGTCACTTCGCCCTCGATATCGCGTCCGGTCGGCGGCCGCGCCTGCGCGGGCTGCCTCACCTCATTCGGTGCCTCTGGCTGGAATATTTTCCAACCCGCACCAAGGCTGTCGTCACTGTGTTCTTCATCATCGCCGCGCTCCTGCCCAATGCGCGCGCGCAGCGATTGATGGCCTATCGGTTCAATGTCGGTCGAAGATCGGCACGTGATTTGCTGAGAGCTCTGGTGGGGCGTGACGCTTGAGCCCAGGTCATCGGCAGGAGACAAGCGCATGAAACAGGTTGGATTGCTGGCTCTGGCGCTGGCCATGGCTGTGCCCGGCGAGACCTATGCCGCCGAAGGCACCCAGACCCGCTACCTGCTCGGGCCGCAGGATCGGCTGATGATCCGTGTGCATTCGCTGCGCCGGAGCATGGGCGAGGCGGTGCCATGGGTCCCGCTCAACGGTGAATTCTCGATCGGCGCAGATGGCAGCGTGTCCATTCCGATCGTTGGCCAGCTCAGGGCCGCCGGCGGCACCACGAGCGATCTCGCCGAGGCAATCAGCCAGAAGCTGCGCGAGGCCGCCAACCTCTCCGAGGTTCCGTCCGCGTCGGTGGAAGTGATCAAGTACCGCCCCTTCTACGTGCTGGGCGCCGTTCAGCAGCCGGGCAAATACGAGTTCCAGCCGGGCTTGACCGTCCTGCAGGCGCTGAGCACGGCGCAGGGGCTTGCCCGTGCAAGCGAGATGTCGAGCACCGAACGCGAGATGCTGTCGGCTGGCGGCGACATCCGCACGTTGGAGGCCGAGAGGATCTCGCTTGAGGCGCGCATGGCGCGGCTGGCTGCCGAGATATCGGATGCCACCGCACCCATCTTCTCCGAGTTCCTGACGAGCCGCGCATCCGATCCGCGCGTCGCCAAGGCGATGCAGGAAGAGACGCTCCGCTTCACCACCCGTCGGGCCAATCTGCTGGCGGAACTCGAAGCGATCGAGGCATCGAAGGTTCTCCTCCAGCAGGAACTGAGGTCGCTGGACGAGAAAGGCCGTTCGCTCGACCGGCAGATCGAGGCCAACAAGCGCGAACTGCGCCTCGTCGGCGACCTGCTTGCCCGCGGCCTGACGGTCTCGCCCCGGCAGATCGCCGCCGAGAACACCCAGGTTCAGGTCGAAAGCAACCGGCTGGACGTGCAGGTTGCCAGCCTCAGGGCAAACCAGAGCCTTGCCAGGGCGAGCCGCGACCTGATCGAACTGCGCGCGCGGTATCGCCGCGAAGCGCTGGATGATTCCGCGGCGACCCGCTCCCTGCTCGACCAGAACGCTGCGCGCGCCCGCACCGCCGAATTGCTGCTGCAGAATGCCGAGGCGCGCTCCCCCGCATCCGTCGTCGACAGCGAGGAGGTCATACCGACCTACAGGCTGACGCGGTCCTTGCCGACCGGGTCTGCCACCTGGGTGGCAACCGAAGACACCGCCCTGGAGGCCGGCGACGTGCTCCAGGTGACCGTGCCGAGAGCGCAGCGACGCGGACAAGGCGTGCCTGGCCAGTAAGACGGGAAAGGCACATCGGCAGCATCGTCCGCCAGGGGCCGATGATGGTCGATGGCGGAGATCACCAGCGGTCGACCCATTCGAGCCTGCGCGATCCGATGATCAGCCGGACGCCGCAGCCATAGAGTGTCGCCGCATAGACGGCGGCCCCATAGGCGGCCAGCAGCACCAGTTCGACGATCACAGGCAGCATCACAGGCGCGACGGCTGCCCGCAGCAGCATCACGCAGCCGGCCATCGCCGCGGAGGCGACTCCAATCTTCCAGATATTCTTGATTTGCGCCCTGAGGCCGACACCAGCGAGCATCCGGGCAAAGATCATGTAGCAGCCGAACATCGCAACCGAGGTCAGCAGCCGGGCGATGATCGTGCCGGTAACCGAGAAGAGGTAGAGGCCGAGCGAGACGAAGACGACGCGGATGGCGAGATCGAACAGGTTGATGCGGAAAATGGCCACCGGCCGGTCGATCGCCAGCGCGAACGAATAGAGCGCCTGGAAATAGGGAATCGTGACGACCGACAGCGCCAGCAGCCGCAGGAACTCACCGGTCTCCTGCCATTTCGCCCCGAGCAGCAGCACGATGACCAGATCGCCTGTGAGGGCGAGCCCGATGCAGATCGGTGCCGAGATCAGCATGGCAAAGCGCGCGGCCTTGAGGAAGGCTAGCTTCAGGCGCTCGGGATCGTCCGAGATGTTGGAGAACGCGGCCATGACAGGCTGCATGGCCGGACCGATCAGGCTCTGGGTCGGCAACACCGCGAGATCGCTTGCGACCGTGTAGCGACCGAGCATTGTCTTGTCGACGAAGGCGCCGAGCAGCACGCGATCGAACTGCCAGTTGAGCGCCGAGACGATCTGCGCGGAACTGAACCATCCAACGAAGCTGGAGAACTGGTTGAATCGGGCAAGCGACAGGGATGGCCGATAGGGTGCAAGCACATAGGACGCGACAGTCGCGGCCATCGGCGCCATGACGAAATTGGCGACGATCGCCCAATAGCCGCCGCCCGCCATGACCACGCCGATCGCGGAGGCGAATGCGGCGAGCTTGCCGATGAATTCGGAAATGAACGCCTGCCGGAAGCTGAGCTCGCGTACGAAATGCACCATGGCGGGGCTGTAGAGGCCGCGCGCGATCGGGCCGGCGGCCAGTGCGATCACCAGCAGGATCAGAGCGCGATCATTGTAGATGAGCGAGAAGGGCCAGGCGGCTGCGACGATCACCGCCGAGATCACCAGGCCGCGCAGAAAACCGAGCGTGAACCCGGTATCGAGATGCGATTTGTCGATGGCCGACAACCGCGTCAACGCCTGGGTCACCGGAACCTCGAGCACGGTGTCGACGACGACGACAAGGGTCAGGGCC
This region of Phreatobacter aquaticus genomic DNA includes:
- a CDS encoding glycosyltransferase; this encodes MRGGEKVIEALCRLYPDADIFTHVYVPEKTSAALRAHRIATSFISRLPWAPKFYQRYLPLMPLALEQLDLRGYDLIISSESGPAKGIIPPPGSLHICYCHSPMRYIWNMFHEYRDRAGFVTRLIMPLLAHYIRNWDAISASRVDYFVANSQTVAARIRRYYRRDAEVIFPPVDVDAFDRLPSDKIGDFHLMAGELVRYKRPELAVEAFNASGEKLVVIGGGEMLAHLRKIAKPNVTIMGPQPFSVLKDHYARCRALIFPGEEDFGIVPVEAMASGRPVIAYGRGGATETVIDGVTGVFFAEQTSDAIRDAVSRLDGLTLDSEAIAAHARNFSSALFEERMRAHVARLMKAEAEADLGRG
- a CDS encoding mannose-1-phosphate guanylyltransferase/mannose-6-phosphate isomerase, producing the protein MAQPLIVPVILAAESTQHLWPLARDTMPMPFMPLLDDGRSTFQATLGLLARGDFDRPVVVTSNDSRFIAAEQMQAMGISGDIVLAPEQGKPAAETAIGAMIAGDRAADAICLVLPSSHWIGDDTAFSADCQAAVDRARAGEIVSVGLPPQSGRAAGAQMAVDPSDRSGFAALREYLERPNSLAVADGELGTRLADSGSLVFGASKFQRELAALAPDMATASRAALAGACRDLDFIRLDSEAYRRAGTASLLSLLVRRTTPILVQSPTAAWQAVDAWGAIHAVRKKDGQANVLEGPVVTQGCSGSVVMSDDILTAAIGLTDMIVVTTRDAVLVAPRSEAANVEALVARLRHDGRREASEHLRVYRPWGWYQRIDIGTRFQVKRISVKPGGLLSLQRHFHRAEHWVVVTGTAEVTVDGTVSIVHENQSVHLPIGCVHRLTNPGKIPLELIEVQVGSYTGEDDIVRLEDIYARA
- a CDS encoding NAD(P)-binding protein, which gives rise to MQDLEPAETINPEVDGSYDAIVLGAGITGLVSASILLQQGCQRVVIADQYAHVGGNHIDVAVGGYTFDVGSFIFQDDSPLLRHFPELLALYEPIYPTWGRLNPQGKVTAYPISIRDDIIAAGPVGMLRIFGSAAYARLFQRRMTNAREFARYWIGGHLLFRSGLETYMERFYGVSPDRIDIELAQKRMLWISEHASIANLVRRLLRPAPSGPANQQMARPKAGFAHLYQAARERLERRGATFLLGDKLSALGKQDGQFQLRIGDRTVSAPRAVSTIPLNHATELCGHKSPAPLQSITLVSLFFSFAGRRGFDQSVLYNFSHQGAWKRITVYSDFYGRTNDREYFTVEVIGKPQDNSIPDEEAAFRAHVLANNLFVGDLKLEGSFILDNAYPIYAKGSSEQAAAAIRSLKAMGIESFGRQGGFDYQPTARVSTQEAESALGMKRLP
- a CDS encoding glycosyltransferase family 2 protein → MVTGSDAPSAAPLVSEQSGAASHPKLAIVITCFNYEAYVERAIASVLMQGRGDWELVVIDDGSTDGSWAAITRTGAKAFRIENGGQRAACLFGFDQTSAPFVLFLDADDELKPGALATIMASLDPDVAKLQFPLTRIDGAGAIISGAVPPLDDFRTRADLATRVLRTGVYTTPPTSGNVFRRDLCEVLREATYDKAVDGIILFAAPFLGDVVSLSEELGLYRIHGRNDSGLGRPADPISLNRDIQRFVERLEHLRSFLVRFGLASQLVAANDSFFFLERHFALDIASGRRPRLRGLPHLIRCLWLEYFPTRTKAVVTVFFIIAALLPNARAQRLMAYRFNVGRRSARDLLRALVGRDA
- a CDS encoding polysaccharide biosynthesis/export family protein; translation: MKQVGLLALALAMAVPGETYAAEGTQTRYLLGPQDRLMIRVHSLRRSMGEAVPWVPLNGEFSIGADGSVSIPIVGQLRAAGGTTSDLAEAISQKLREAANLSEVPSASVEVIKYRPFYVLGAVQQPGKYEFQPGLTVLQALSTAQGLARASEMSSTEREMLSAGGDIRTLEAERISLEARMARLAAEISDATAPIFSEFLTSRASDPRVAKAMQEETLRFTTRRANLLAELEAIEASKVLLQQELRSLDEKGRSLDRQIEANKRELRLVGDLLARGLTVSPRQIAAENTQVQVESNRLDVQVASLRANQSLARASRDLIELRARYRREALDDSAATRSLLDQNAARARTAELLLQNAEARSPASVVDSEEVIPTYRLTRSLPTGSATWVATEDTALEAGDVLQVTVPRAQRRGQGVPGQ
- a CDS encoding lipopolysaccharide biosynthesis protein translates to MLTMKAVRGAGWLVFSRFLGRFIDFFTLLILARVLMPADFGVVALALTLVVVVDTVLEVPVTQALTRLSAIDKSHLDTGFTLGFLRGLVISAVIVAAAWPFSLIYNDRALILLVIALAAGPIARGLYSPAMVHFVRELSFRQAFISEFIGKLAAFASAIGVVMAGGGYWAIVANFVMAPMAATVASYVLAPYRPSLSLARFNQFSSFVGWFSSAQIVSALNWQFDRVLLGAFVDKTMLGRYTVASDLAVLPTQSLIGPAMQPVMAAFSNISDDPERLKLAFLKAARFAMLISAPICIGLALTGDLVIVLLLGAKWQETGEFLRLLALSVVTIPYFQALYSFALAIDRPVAIFRINLFDLAIRVVFVSLGLYLFSVTGTIIARLLTSVAMFGCYMIFARMLAGVGLRAQIKNIWKIGVASAAMAGCVMLLRAAVAPVMLPVIVELVLLAAYGAAVYAATLYGCGVRLIIGSRRLEWVDRW